AAAACCCTTTTGTTCTCGAGGGTGGTAGAGGACCTGAAGAAGGGGAATTCGTCAAGAACTTGCCATTTGCTAAATGTCTTGAATTGATTGCAGAAGACGGTGAAAAAGCTTTCTACGAAGGACCTATTGCTGAggcaattgttgaaactaCATCAAAGAGAAACCACAAGCTCACTTTGGATGACTTGAAGAATCACACCTCAACAGTTGTCGAGCCAATCAAGTTGAACTTTCAGGATCACTCTGTCTGGGAAATTCCACCAAATGGCCACGGGTTGGTTGCTTTGTTGGCTCTCGGCTTAATTCAGGAATTACACAATGAAGGGAAAATTAATTTGTATGAGTTGAAACATAATTCAGCCGAGTATTTGCATGTGTTGATTGAAGCTTGTAAATTGGGATTTCATGATTCTGACGAGTACGTTACTGATCCAACATTCAGGGATATCCCAATCAAGGATTTAttacatcatcaatatttgaagaCAAGAGCAAGATTATTTGATCCACGTAAAATTATTAATGGCGAAACCATGACCCATGGTGTACCTGACCCAAAATACAAATCAGACACAGTTTATTTTTCAGTCACTGATTCAAATGGAGATGCTTGTTCTTTTATCAATTCAGTTTACGAAGGCTTTGGATCAGGAATTCTAGTGGAGAAGTTTGGCTTTTGTTTGCAAAATAGAGGTTGTAATTTTAATTTGACTCCCGGATTGTCCAACTGTTTAGAAGGTGGAAAGAGACCCTATCATACCATCATACCGGGTATGATTACCAATAAAGACAATTCGTTGTACGCTGCCTTTGGTAATATGGGAGGTTTTGCTCAACCAGTTTGTCATGTGCAGCACGTTTTAAACATGATCGTTTTTGGAATGACACCTCAGCAACTGCTTGACTCTCCAAGGTTCTCTTTGGATTCTGATCACGATCATGCGAAGGATAGAGGAAGGGGGGCTGATGGTCCTGTCAGAACTCCAATTACTGTtgtcaagattgaagatgGTGTTGGAGAAGAGGTAGTTAATGAGTTGCGTGCGT
The Candida orthopsilosis Co 90-125, chromosome 5 draft sequence genome window above contains:
- a CDS encoding Ecm38 gamma-glutamyltransferase; translated protein: MSKDFMKFPSRRSTVYSHKGMVASTQPLANSAGLKILDKGGNSVDAAIAVSAALCVTEPGSTGIGGDSFALFHSKGKVFGLNGCGRAAKNVTPQDVWDEHNNGKPMSRIPYTSVFSVTVPGAISGWYQAYSNWGSGKVTFKDILQPAITLARDGFPVSELSALSWRNSVPKLKSQNKDVAENPFVLEGGRGPEEGEFVKNLPFAKCLELIAEDGEKAFYEGPIAEAIVETTSKRNHKLTLDDLKNHTSTVVEPIKLNFQDHSVWEIPPNGHGLVALLALGLIQELHNEGKINLYELKHNSAEYLHVLIEACKLGFHDSDEYVTDPTFRDIPIKDLLHHQYLKTRARLFDPRKIINGETMTHGVPDPKYKSDTVYFSVTDSNGDACSFINSVYEGFGSGILVEKFGFCLQNRGCNFNLTPGLSNCLEGGKRPYHTIIPGMITNKDNSLYAAFGNMGGFAQPVCHVQHVLNMIVFGMTPQQSLDSPRFSLDSDHDHAKDRGRGADGPVRTPITVVKIEDGVGEEVVNELRALGHTVDVVSGYSRQIVGRGQIIKNESKNGQLIYAGGSDMRGDGAAVPFV